Proteins from a single region of Streptomyces spectabilis:
- a CDS encoding recombinase family protein, translated as MAVSTQVRDARQPLLSTGAMENDTTPVKDLPTETLRGVRCIRLSVRTDETTSPERQREADDAAAAALGITFGEGAALREAVDLDVSASLVGPFDRPQLGGWLKRPEDFDALVFWRFDRAIRDMDDMHELAKWARSHRKMIVFAEGIGGGRLVFDFRNPMDPMGQLMMLMLAFAAQVESQSIKERVAGAQAAMRKMPLRWRGGGKPAYGYLPAAMPAEHGGVGWTLVPDPDAVKIIERIIAELMDGRGLHSIARALNADGVLSPSAHWTAYQARTKKRTAVATDQPVKKPAQWRAQTIEKMLTNEALMGWKMHRGKPVRDDAGNPVMATTSPIFSREEFDQVGALLAPKPITEKAPERKDSTALLLRVAHCNGCGERMYLNRSSGTYRCSSYKYGTHCPAPCTVRAPWVDDYVTEQFLKAAGQIQINRVIEIPGYDPQTEIDATAAEFAEHQQDKGRQKSKTAKAEWQRRADALDARLAELESREKREPRREVVPTGRAYADDWHQGDTAARRAMLIAAGARLMIKPGGKGGWRRLDLRRVEFTITGELDPAIAELATVTRDAEAEARNDAPPAPGSAARLAEPGPEHAHAEPATSPVRERPEPEPAPAEPARELVAA; from the coding sequence ATGGCGGTATCTACGCAGGTCAGGGACGCGCGGCAACCGTTGCTCTCCACGGGGGCCATGGAGAACGACACCACACCTGTAAAGGATCTGCCTACCGAAACCCTGCGCGGTGTCCGCTGCATCCGGCTGTCCGTCCGCACCGACGAGACCACCAGCCCGGAGCGGCAGCGCGAGGCCGACGACGCAGCGGCGGCAGCCCTCGGCATCACCTTCGGCGAGGGCGCCGCCCTGCGTGAAGCGGTCGACCTGGACGTATCCGCGTCCCTGGTCGGCCCCTTCGACCGTCCGCAGCTCGGCGGATGGCTCAAGCGCCCCGAGGACTTTGACGCCCTGGTGTTCTGGCGCTTCGACCGCGCCATCCGGGACATGGACGACATGCACGAGCTTGCCAAGTGGGCACGCAGCCACCGCAAGATGATCGTCTTTGCCGAGGGCATCGGCGGGGGTCGGCTCGTGTTCGACTTCCGCAACCCCATGGACCCCATGGGTCAGCTCATGATGTTGATGTTGGCCTTTGCTGCTCAGGTCGAGTCGCAGAGCATCAAGGAACGCGTCGCCGGGGCACAGGCAGCCATGCGGAAGATGCCGCTGCGGTGGCGCGGTGGCGGCAAGCCCGCATACGGCTACCTGCCCGCTGCGATGCCCGCCGAGCACGGCGGAGTGGGCTGGACCCTGGTTCCGGACCCGGACGCGGTGAAGATCATTGAGCGGATCATTGCCGAGCTGATGGACGGCCGCGGACTGCACAGCATCGCGCGCGCTCTCAACGCGGACGGCGTGCTGTCCCCCTCCGCGCACTGGACTGCCTACCAGGCGCGCACCAAGAAGCGCACCGCCGTGGCCACGGACCAGCCCGTCAAGAAGCCCGCACAGTGGCGTGCACAGACCATCGAGAAGATGCTGACCAACGAAGCGCTCATGGGCTGGAAGATGCACCGCGGCAAGCCCGTGCGCGACGACGCGGGCAACCCCGTCATGGCCACCACATCCCCGATCTTCAGCCGCGAAGAGTTCGACCAGGTCGGCGCACTGCTCGCACCGAAGCCGATCACGGAGAAGGCGCCCGAGCGCAAGGACTCCACCGCGCTGTTGCTGCGGGTCGCCCACTGCAACGGGTGCGGTGAGCGGATGTACCTGAACCGGTCCTCGGGCACCTACCGGTGCTCGTCGTACAAGTACGGGACACACTGCCCCGCCCCGTGCACCGTGCGCGCTCCGTGGGTCGACGACTACGTGACCGAACAGTTCCTCAAGGCTGCCGGACAGATCCAGATCAACCGCGTCATCGAGATACCGGGCTACGACCCGCAGACCGAGATAGACGCGACAGCGGCAGAGTTCGCCGAGCACCAGCAGGACAAGGGGCGCCAGAAGTCCAAGACCGCGAAAGCCGAGTGGCAGCGCCGTGCGGACGCCCTTGACGCGAGGCTTGCAGAGCTGGAATCCCGGGAGAAGCGCGAGCCCCGCCGAGAAGTCGTCCCCACCGGGCGCGCGTACGCCGACGACTGGCACCAGGGCGACACCGCAGCACGCCGCGCCATGCTCATAGCCGCGGGAGCACGCCTGATGATCAAGCCCGGCGGTAAGGGCGGATGGCGACGGCTCGACCTACGACGGGTGGAGTTCACCATCACCGGGGAACTGGACCCCGCTATTGCCGAGCTTGCGACCGTCACCAGAGACGCGGAAGCCGAAGCACGCAACGACGCTCCCCCGGCTCCGGGCAGCGCGGCACGGCTCGCCGAGCCCGGGCCCGAGCACGCCCATGCCGAGCCCGCCACGAGCCCCGTGCGTGAGCGCCCCGAGCCCGAGCCTGCCCCTGCCGAGCCCGCGCGGGAACTGGTCGCCGCGTAG
- a CDS encoding HNH endonuclease, whose product MTPCIECPDTATRRGRCDVHDTQHQARPSVRTRRARGRRRARRHDAAARLRARIRERGHAWCDWCLGDFPADAVDVDHVRPLAMGGTDTAGNVQVLCRGCHGLKTSTEFGAARVAA is encoded by the coding sequence ATGACCCCATGCATTGAGTGCCCCGACACGGCAACTCGCCGAGGACGCTGCGACGTTCACGACACACAGCACCAGGCGCGTCCCTCGGTTCGTACCCGACGTGCACGCGGTAGGCGCCGAGCGAGACGCCATGATGCGGCGGCGCGGCTCCGCGCACGGATACGGGAGCGCGGTCACGCGTGGTGTGACTGGTGCTTGGGCGACTTCCCCGCGGATGCGGTGGACGTGGACCATGTGCGGCCCCTCGCCATGGGCGGGACGGACACGGCGGGCAACGTGCAAGTGCTGTGCCGCGGGTGCCACGGGCTCAAGACGAGCACGGAGTTCGGGGCCGCGAGGGTCGCCGCGTAG
- a CDS encoding P27 family phage terminase small subunit, producing MAVPGQKPKPHIQAVREGTFRPDRNSEGARFAPEIPAEPDWSELLPGDSAEDVRDKAADVWARTIPALVVSAGLTDPQRETAIEYCVTVARLWQAERELSRTGLVVETERGNVKSPWVTIAHQYRSHFRSLVGELGLSPASATRITPPESGDDDGDIFD from the coding sequence GTGGCCGTTCCGGGCCAGAAACCGAAGCCGCACATTCAGGCTGTCCGTGAGGGGACGTTCCGTCCCGACCGGAATTCCGAGGGGGCGCGGTTCGCCCCCGAGATCCCCGCCGAGCCGGATTGGTCCGAGCTACTGCCGGGCGACTCCGCCGAGGACGTGCGGGACAAGGCTGCTGACGTGTGGGCGCGGACGATTCCCGCCCTCGTGGTGTCGGCAGGCTTGACCGACCCGCAGAGGGAAACCGCTATTGAGTATTGCGTGACAGTCGCTCGCCTTTGGCAGGCAGAGCGGGAGCTATCTCGGACCGGTCTGGTTGTCGAGACAGAGCGCGGGAACGTCAAGAGTCCATGGGTGACGATTGCCCACCAGTATCGGAGCCATTTCCGGTCGTTGGTCGGTGAGTTGGGGCTAAGCCCTGCGTCTGCAACCCGGATCACCCCGCCTGAGAGCGGGGACGATGATGGGGACATATTCGACTGA
- a CDS encoding terminase large subunit, which yields MMGTYSTDELPVPLDALYELGLTEDEIAEAAESRPLVLAHQAPKREGSYFDVPAARRAIAAIESMRHTKGRWGGTPLKLAPWQKVWIIAPIFGWLWRDPELGRAVRVARTVWIEVPRKAGKSTLSSGIGLVLLLADREIGAEVYAAAGSLPQAERVFDDAKRMALTSRAARGRVEVLRGLIRVPRTGGVFRALSKIAETAHGLNVSGAIVDEVHVHKRRDLIDAIETGTGARDQPLVVFITTADEGQEGSIYDEKHTYTRRCADGIVDDPGHYGVIWAAEEADDPFAESTWRKANPGLGVSPSLAYMRREAAKAKSTPSYFPTFCRLSLNRRMRSSSRWLPLPLWDENNGTVDEKRFRYRRAWGGVDLSAVSDLSAWVLAVESRVPGVELELISRFWLPEERVDELEQQLQVPLRQWARDGLLTLTEGDAIDYDAIERQIVADCRRLDVQRISYDRMFAGQLVQRIDAKTRGVDVVPVAQTYLGMSPGSKELERLLREGRIRHGGNPVLRWHASVVEVYRDGNDNMRPVKPDRDKSSARIDGIAAAVMALDGYVRRPLKRARAASA from the coding sequence ATGATGGGGACATATTCGACTGACGAGCTGCCCGTACCGCTGGACGCGCTGTACGAACTCGGGCTTACCGAGGACGAGATAGCCGAAGCGGCCGAGTCCCGTCCGCTCGTCCTCGCCCACCAGGCGCCGAAGCGTGAGGGTTCCTATTTCGATGTGCCAGCCGCTCGCCGAGCCATTGCGGCTATCGAGTCCATGCGGCACACGAAAGGCCGTTGGGGCGGGACTCCGCTCAAGCTCGCGCCGTGGCAAAAGGTGTGGATCATCGCGCCTATCTTCGGGTGGCTGTGGCGTGACCCGGAGTTGGGCCGTGCCGTGCGGGTGGCTCGTACGGTGTGGATTGAGGTTCCCCGTAAGGCTGGCAAATCCACACTGTCCAGCGGTATCGGCCTGGTGCTGTTGCTTGCCGACCGTGAGATTGGCGCCGAAGTGTACGCGGCTGCCGGATCGCTTCCGCAAGCCGAACGCGTCTTTGATGACGCTAAGCGCATGGCGCTGACTTCACGGGCCGCACGGGGTCGCGTAGAGGTTCTACGGGGCCTTATCCGGGTCCCGCGTACGGGCGGTGTGTTCCGGGCGCTCTCGAAAATCGCTGAGACTGCCCACGGGTTGAACGTGTCCGGCGCCATCGTGGATGAAGTCCACGTGCACAAGCGCCGTGACCTCATTGACGCTATTGAGACCGGTACCGGTGCCCGTGATCAACCCCTAGTCGTGTTCATTACGACTGCCGACGAGGGGCAAGAGGGCAGCATCTACGACGAGAAACACACGTACACGCGCCGCTGTGCGGACGGCATCGTCGATGACCCCGGGCATTACGGCGTGATTTGGGCGGCCGAGGAAGCCGACGACCCTTTCGCCGAGTCCACGTGGCGTAAGGCGAATCCGGGGCTCGGAGTATCGCCCTCGCTTGCGTACATGCGGCGCGAGGCGGCAAAGGCCAAGTCCACGCCTTCCTACTTCCCTACGTTCTGTCGCTTGTCCCTCAACCGTCGTATGCGCTCGTCCTCGCGGTGGCTGCCGCTTCCGCTGTGGGACGAGAACAACGGCACGGTGGACGAGAAGCGGTTCCGGTACCGGCGCGCGTGGGGTGGGGTGGACCTCTCCGCGGTGTCTGACCTCTCGGCGTGGGTCCTTGCGGTTGAATCCCGGGTGCCCGGTGTCGAGTTGGAACTGATCTCGCGGTTTTGGCTGCCAGAAGAACGGGTGGACGAGCTAGAGCAACAGCTACAGGTGCCGCTTAGGCAATGGGCTCGGGATGGTCTGCTGACGCTGACCGAGGGCGACGCCATCGACTATGACGCCATCGAGCGTCAGATAGTGGCGGACTGTCGCCGACTGGACGTGCAGCGGATTTCGTACGACCGGATGTTTGCCGGGCAGCTCGTCCAGCGAATCGACGCTAAGACGCGTGGGGTTGATGTGGTTCCGGTCGCGCAGACCTATCTAGGGATGAGTCCCGGCAGCAAGGAACTTGAGCGGCTGTTGCGCGAGGGGCGGATACGGCACGGCGGCAATCCGGTGTTGCGGTGGCATGCCTCTGTTGTGGAGGTCTACCGGGATGGCAACGACAACATGCGCCCGGTGAAACCGGACCGGGACAAGTCGTCCGCTCGTATCGACGGGATTGCCGCGGCAGTGATGGCGCTTGACGGATATGTGCGGCGCCCGCTGAAACGTGCTCGCGCTGCGAGTGCTTAG
- a CDS encoding phage portal protein, whose translation MAETPLQMTVRLRAKIEQRKARAKRWSDAYEGERPLMFASPEFSTQTGDLFADFSDNWCATVPDATVERLMPIGFRLEDGSIDQAAGRAWRKSECDVEIGLALLEALITGRSYALVWKPDGINTEITFQHASNAVVEYVPGRRRLRKAGLMVWRDSGVEFATLFTPDMVYRWQRPTRNGGAWTGRTAGLSRGEPSHIPNPLGVVPLVELPNRSRLHGSPRSELATVLPLQDAVNTLWAHLMTGSDYLALPARAVLGMDRPVREIVDPDSGEVVGEEDLPLDRFRSDRLLWLEKESARIAEFSAGDLGNYLKVIEVAVQHIAAQTRTPPSYLAGQLVNVSPDGVAASEAGLVAKVTEKQRHFGAALREVMRLEALAAGERARAESLTLGSVVWRDPQFRSDAQYSDALVKLKSIGVPDEALWERIPGVTPDEIARWKSMRNDQASAILGGNVAELFGPKPESEPDEPADELAEAA comes from the coding sequence ATGGCGGAGACTCCGCTACAGATGACGGTCCGTCTACGGGCCAAGATCGAACAACGCAAGGCGCGGGCTAAGCGCTGGTCGGATGCGTACGAGGGGGAACGGCCCCTGATGTTTGCAAGCCCTGAGTTCAGCACGCAGACCGGTGACCTGTTCGCCGATTTCTCGGACAACTGGTGTGCCACGGTTCCGGATGCGACGGTTGAGCGGCTTATGCCGATCGGTTTCCGGCTTGAGGACGGAAGCATTGATCAGGCGGCGGGGCGAGCGTGGCGCAAGAGCGAGTGTGACGTAGAGATTGGCCTCGCTCTGCTAGAGGCTCTGATCACGGGCCGCTCGTACGCGCTGGTTTGGAAGCCCGACGGGATCAATACCGAGATCACGTTTCAGCACGCGTCCAATGCCGTGGTGGAGTACGTGCCTGGTCGTCGACGGCTCCGTAAGGCGGGGCTCATGGTGTGGCGGGACTCGGGGGTTGAGTTTGCGACGCTGTTTACCCCGGACATGGTGTACCGGTGGCAGCGTCCGACTCGGAACGGCGGGGCGTGGACCGGGCGTACGGCGGGCCTTTCCCGCGGCGAGCCGAGCCACATTCCCAACCCCCTCGGCGTGGTGCCGCTGGTGGAGTTGCCCAACCGGTCACGTCTGCACGGGAGTCCGCGCAGTGAGCTTGCAACGGTGCTGCCGCTACAGGATGCGGTGAACACCCTTTGGGCTCACCTCATGACGGGTTCTGACTATCTCGCGCTTCCGGCGCGTGCGGTGCTCGGCATGGACCGGCCCGTTCGGGAAATCGTGGACCCCGATTCGGGGGAAGTCGTCGGCGAAGAGGACTTGCCCCTTGACCGGTTCCGCTCGGACCGTCTGCTGTGGCTGGAGAAGGAGTCCGCGCGCATTGCTGAGTTCTCCGCGGGTGACCTCGGGAACTACCTCAAGGTGATTGAGGTGGCGGTACAGCACATCGCCGCGCAGACCCGCACCCCGCCTAGCTATCTGGCGGGGCAGCTCGTCAATGTGAGCCCCGATGGCGTCGCCGCATCGGAAGCGGGTCTAGTCGCCAAGGTGACGGAGAAGCAACGCCACTTCGGGGCCGCACTGCGGGAAGTCATGCGACTTGAGGCACTGGCAGCCGGCGAGCGTGCTCGGGCGGAATCCCTCACCCTCGGCTCTGTGGTGTGGAGAGATCCACAGTTCCGCTCGGATGCGCAGTACTCGGACGCACTCGTGAAGTTGAAGAGCATCGGCGTACCGGACGAAGCACTCTGGGAGCGCATCCCGGGCGTGACCCCGGACGAGATAGCCCGGTGGAAGTCCATGCGCAACGACCAGGCGAGCGCGATCCTCGGCGGGAACGTGGCCGAGCTGTTCGGCCCTAAGCCCGAGAGCGAGCCCGACGAGCCCGCAGACGAGCTTGCAGAGGCTGCCTGA
- a CDS encoding major capsid protein codes for MALTLPEAAKLSTTELQRGVVETFVQESSILDRIPLLTIEGNAYAYNEEATLPGVAFRSVNEAYPESTGTVNQKSETLTILGGDADVDRFIVQTRGNLNDQRAIQTRMKVKAASYKFAETFFNGDVATDPKSFDGLRKRLTGSQVISAGKDGAPIVGAGAEDSHKFFDLLDQLVAQVPGLNSTNGAIYANRQVIAKIRSAARRIGGFEMVREAITGKLVSTYNGVPLLDPGQTAAGADILPQTETQGTATDASSVYAVKFGQSEDDRAVTGLTNGGIQVTDLGEMESKPAYRTRIEFYTGLAVFGGKAAARLNGVLAK; via the coding sequence ATGGCTCTTACTCTGCCCGAGGCGGCAAAGCTTTCCACGACCGAGCTTCAGCGGGGTGTTGTGGAGACGTTCGTTCAGGAGTCCAGCATTCTGGACCGGATTCCGTTGCTGACGATTGAGGGCAACGCGTACGCCTACAACGAAGAGGCGACGCTTCCGGGTGTGGCTTTCCGTTCGGTCAATGAGGCGTACCCGGAGTCCACGGGCACCGTGAACCAGAAGAGCGAGACTCTGACGATTCTCGGCGGTGACGCTGACGTGGACCGGTTCATTGTCCAGACCCGCGGCAACCTCAATGATCAGCGTGCGATTCAGACGCGCATGAAGGTCAAGGCAGCGTCGTACAAGTTCGCGGAGACGTTCTTCAACGGCGACGTGGCTACCGACCCCAAGTCCTTTGATGGTCTGCGGAAGCGCCTGACGGGCTCGCAGGTCATTTCGGCGGGCAAGGATGGCGCTCCGATCGTGGGTGCTGGTGCCGAGGACTCGCACAAGTTCTTTGACCTCCTGGACCAGCTCGTTGCGCAGGTCCCGGGGCTGAACAGCACGAACGGCGCGATCTACGCCAACCGTCAGGTCATTGCGAAGATTCGCAGCGCCGCGCGCCGGATCGGCGGTTTTGAGATGGTCCGCGAGGCCATTACCGGAAAGCTCGTCTCGACCTACAACGGGGTTCCGCTGCTGGACCCGGGCCAGACTGCCGCGGGCGCGGACATCCTTCCGCAGACCGAGACGCAGGGCACGGCCACGGACGCGAGTTCCGTCTACGCCGTGAAGTTCGGGCAGTCCGAGGACGACCGGGCCGTGACGGGTCTGACCAACGGCGGCATTCAGGTAACGGACCTCGGCGAGATGGAGTCCAAGCCCGCGTACCGCACGCGCATCGAGTTCTACACCGGACTCGCTGTGTTCGGCGGCAAGGCTGCCGCGCGCCTTAACGGTGTCCTCGCCAAGTAG
- a CDS encoding phage tail tape measure protein: MAVEVGVGYVSVVPEVQGFGQRLQQEVTGPADAAGQGAGGAAGEGFKSKMGGVLKAGIAGIGVAAGAVLVKGFQNALDQQSINNRIQAQLGSTPKDAKRYGDVAGQLYAHGVTDNVQDAANVIRSVLESGIAPPDATNHQLESIASKAGNLAKVFDQDVGGVTRAVSQMLRTGMAKSADEAFDVLTRGFQNGSNKADDLLDTMNEYSTQFRKLGLDGKTSLGLISQMVQAGARDSDVAADALKEFSIRVVDGSKTTADGFKAIGLNAEDMAARFGKGGETAAGALDLTIDRLRAMKDPVEQNQAAVNLFGTQSEDLGKALYAMDPSNAVKALGKTAGAADKMGKALHSGAGARIEQFKRTAEVKLTNFIGNQVLPPMLSLGSAAADVVAPAFNRAKGVVGGFFGSFSSGGVRGVISGIGQEVRGLASSARDELSPSVGALSERFTTSFLPAARGVWAVISTQLAPSVRGLFSAVSGAVGPAFTGLAQIFTGTVVPAAISVYTALYENVQPILSSVADFISAHVVPAVRSFGAKFQEVVQKAQPLIQAVSTVAGWVGRLAAEILGAAIPVIVRLAGPVFSGLVWALGVVLSGIGDVIWIVGKLAQAFVGAIRGVGEFASSSKRRVGDFVDWMGGLPRSIRRKLGDFRELLVGKGRDLVRGIWDGVRELGGWLKDKLTGWAKKIIPGPIAKALGINSPSRLMRDEIGRWIPAGVVEGIDAEQRTLDTRLRAMVRVPEMRAVRASAAGVQSQPTGSWEGAINALLRSLERERGRDIVVRIGETEIARAVAYGQRQLARR; this comes from the coding sequence ATGGCCGTTGAGGTCGGCGTGGGCTATGTGTCCGTGGTCCCGGAAGTTCAGGGGTTCGGGCAGCGCCTACAGCAGGAAGTCACCGGCCCCGCGGATGCGGCGGGGCAGGGTGCGGGCGGGGCAGCCGGCGAGGGCTTCAAGTCCAAGATGGGCGGAGTCCTTAAGGCCGGAATCGCCGGTATCGGTGTGGCCGCTGGTGCGGTGCTCGTCAAGGGGTTCCAGAATGCGCTAGATCAGCAGTCCATCAACAACCGGATTCAGGCACAGCTCGGCAGCACGCCGAAGGACGCCAAGCGCTATGGCGATGTCGCCGGACAGCTTTATGCGCACGGGGTCACGGACAACGTGCAGGATGCGGCTAACGTCATCCGGTCGGTCCTGGAATCCGGAATCGCCCCGCCGGACGCCACGAACCACCAGCTTGAGAGCATTGCCTCAAAAGCCGGGAACCTGGCGAAGGTCTTTGACCAGGACGTAGGCGGGGTCACGCGGGCTGTCTCGCAGATGCTCCGCACCGGCATGGCCAAGTCCGCGGACGAGGCTTTTGACGTTCTGACCCGCGGTTTCCAGAACGGTTCCAACAAGGCTGACGACCTGTTGGACACGATGAATGAGTACTCCACTCAATTCAGGAAACTGGGGCTGGACGGAAAGACATCGCTTGGGCTTATTTCGCAGATGGTCCAAGCGGGTGCCCGTGACTCGGACGTTGCGGCCGATGCGCTCAAGGAATTCTCCATCCGTGTGGTGGACGGTTCCAAGACCACTGCGGACGGTTTCAAAGCTATCGGCCTCAACGCTGAGGACATGGCTGCCCGTTTCGGCAAGGGTGGAGAGACTGCCGCCGGGGCGCTGGATCTGACCATTGACCGGCTCCGGGCAATGAAAGACCCGGTTGAGCAGAACCAGGCGGCAGTAAATCTTTTCGGTACGCAGAGCGAGGACCTAGGCAAAGCCCTTTACGCCATGGACCCGTCGAATGCCGTTAAGGCATTGGGGAAAACTGCGGGTGCTGCCGACAAGATGGGCAAGGCACTGCACAGCGGTGCCGGGGCGCGGATTGAGCAATTCAAACGCACCGCCGAAGTCAAGCTGACGAACTTCATCGGGAATCAGGTTCTTCCCCCGATGCTGTCTCTCGGTTCTGCCGCCGCGGATGTAGTAGCGCCCGCGTTCAACCGGGCCAAGGGGGTTGTCGGGGGGTTCTTCGGTTCTTTCTCCTCGGGCGGGGTCCGAGGGGTGATTTCTGGCATTGGCCAGGAAGTGCGGGGGCTCGCGAGTTCCGCGCGAGATGAACTGTCCCCCAGTGTGGGCGCTCTGTCCGAGCGTTTCACGACTTCTTTCCTTCCGGCTGCCCGTGGTGTCTGGGCGGTTATATCCACGCAGCTTGCCCCTTCGGTGCGCGGGCTGTTCTCGGCAGTTTCCGGGGCGGTGGGTCCGGCTTTCACTGGTCTGGCACAGATCTTCACGGGCACCGTGGTGCCAGCGGCAATATCGGTGTACACCGCCCTGTACGAGAACGTGCAACCTATTCTTTCGTCTGTAGCCGACTTCATATCCGCGCACGTCGTCCCCGCTGTACGCAGTTTTGGCGCCAAATTTCAAGAGGTAGTCCAGAAGGCGCAGCCGCTGATTCAAGCTGTGTCGACCGTGGCGGGATGGGTCGGTCGACTTGCGGCGGAGATCCTAGGTGCTGCCATACCCGTAATCGTACGGCTAGCGGGACCTGTTTTCTCCGGTCTCGTGTGGGCTCTCGGGGTCGTCCTCTCCGGTATCGGTGACGTGATCTGGATTGTCGGCAAGCTTGCTCAAGCTTTCGTCGGCGCCATCCGTGGTGTCGGCGAGTTCGCGAGTTCTTCCAAACGGCGCGTGGGCGATTTCGTCGATTGGATGGGGGGACTTCCTCGCAGTATCCGGCGGAAGCTCGGCGACTTCCGAGAACTGCTCGTGGGCAAGGGAAGAGACCTAGTCCGCGGGATTTGGGATGGCGTGCGCGAATTGGGAGGATGGCTTAAGGACAAGCTCACCGGGTGGGCGAAGAAGATCATTCCCGGTCCCATTGCTAAAGCCCTCGGGATCAACAGCCCTTCGCGGCTCATGCGCGATGAGATCGGCCGGTGGATTCCCGCGGGTGTCGTGGAAGGTATCGACGCCGAACAGCGCACCTTGGACACGCGCCTACGGGCCATGGTCCGTGTGCCTGAAATGAGGGCTGTGCGTGCCTCCGCTGCTGGAGTGCAGTCGCAACCAACGGGCTCGTGGGAGGGCGCCATCAATGCACTGTTGCGCTCTCTGGAGCGCGAACGGGGGCGGGACATCGTCGTACGCATCGGAGAGACCGAGATTGCCCGCGCGGTGGCGTACGGACAGCGTCAGCTAGCTAGGAGGTGA
- a CDS encoding peptidoglycan-binding protein: protein MAWYANAKRMEVQPEGNAQPAIRPTQLIFHSIAAPWTGRRTYEYWRDSTNLECHFFVEFGGGVFQYIGTQTRADANMHANQRGDGTGAVSVETASNLKHTDPWTSSQISALIKLGAWMHRTHGVPLRICRSATDPGFGTHRMFAAWSNGGTACPGDARQRQFRELVFPGIVKAAGGKPPKPSPYAEFPGAEFFKSSPRSPLITAMGRRLVAEGCGRYAEGPGPQWTDADRKSYAAWQRKRGFSGADADGWPGRTTWDALKVPRG from the coding sequence ATGGCCTGGTACGCGAATGCCAAGCGGATGGAAGTGCAGCCCGAGGGGAACGCACAACCCGCCATCCGCCCAACTCAGTTGATCTTTCACAGCATTGCCGCGCCGTGGACCGGTCGCCGCACGTACGAGTACTGGCGGGACTCCACCAACCTTGAGTGCCACTTCTTTGTTGAGTTCGGCGGAGGCGTGTTCCAGTACATCGGGACGCAGACCCGAGCGGACGCCAACATGCACGCCAACCAGCGCGGGGACGGAACGGGCGCGGTGTCCGTCGAGACCGCGTCCAACCTGAAGCACACCGACCCGTGGACGAGTTCGCAGATCTCCGCGCTTATCAAGCTCGGGGCATGGATGCACCGCACGCATGGGGTGCCGCTGCGCATCTGCCGCAGTGCGACCGACCCCGGTTTCGGAACACACCGGATGTTCGCGGCATGGTCGAACGGTGGGACCGCGTGCCCGGGTGACGCACGACAGCGGCAGTTCCGGGAGCTGGTGTTCCCCGGGATCGTCAAGGCTGCCGGGGGCAAGCCGCCCAAGCCGTCGCCGTACGCCGAGTTCCCCGGTGCCGAGTTCTTCAAGTCCTCGCCCCGCTCGCCGCTGATCACTGCCATGGGGCGGCGCCTGGTCGCCGAGGGATGCGGGCGGTACGCCGAGGGCCCGGGGCCGCAGTGGACCGACGCAGACCGCAAGTCGTACGCCGCGTGGCAGCGCAAGCGCGGGTTCAGCGGGGCCGACGCGGACGGGTGGCCCGGTCGCACGACGTGGGACGCCCTCAAGGTTCCGCGCGGCTGA
- a CDS encoding DNA cytosine methyltransferase: MLGPLSSGGTHIPILELCAGYGGIGRAVEALTGDRIKIVAEIDPYASLILATRYPHARNIGDITKFDWSTIAGEVDIVTAGFPCQDISNAGKRAGIHGERSGIWESVLGAVRVLRPRFVFLENVSAIRNRGLAHVLAGLAETRYDTRWCCHRASAVGAAHHRDRWFLVAASAADSSRIRRD, encoded by the coding sequence ATGCTCGGGCCCCTTTCTTCTGGGGGTACTCACATTCCGATTCTGGAACTGTGCGCCGGATACGGGGGTATCGGCAGGGCTGTTGAGGCTCTGACCGGGGACAGAATAAAGATCGTGGCGGAGATCGATCCGTACGCGTCGCTGATCCTCGCCACCCGATATCCGCATGCGCGCAACATCGGAGACATAACCAAATTTGACTGGTCCACCATTGCGGGAGAGGTGGACATCGTTACGGCAGGGTTCCCGTGTCAAGACATTTCGAACGCGGGGAAACGGGCGGGGATTCATGGTGAGAGGTCGGGTATCTGGGAAAGCGTTCTCGGGGCCGTTCGCGTTCTTCGACCACGGTTCGTTTTCCTGGAGAACGTATCCGCCATCCGAAACAGGGGCCTCGCGCACGTACTCGCGGGACTGGCCGAGACACGGTATGACACGCGGTGGTGTTGCCATCGGGCGTCCGCAGTTGGAGCCGCCCACCACAGAGATAGATGGTTCCTCGTTGCCGCCTCTGCTGCCGACTCCTCTCGCATCCGACGCGACTAA